A region of the Carya illinoinensis cultivar Pawnee chromosome 16, C.illinoinensisPawnee_v1, whole genome shotgun sequence genome:
AGAAGTTTCGAACATTTATCAACCCATCAAGCCAAGTTCAACTAGCATACTCACATTGTGCTTTAAGAAGATTACCGCAGCTTCTTTATCTCCAGACCCCCTGCATAATTTTGCAAACCCTTGCTCTATGTACTTGCAGCTTCCACAAGAAGGACGATAAAAATCTACCACAACTAAAGAATCTGCTCCTCTGGCCTTTTCAATAATTTTGGACAATTCCTCATCAGTCTTAAATTCTTTAACACATTCAACAGGGCAGAGCTCCTCATCTTCATCAGATAATTCCCCATGATTCTCATTAGCCCCTCTGACTCTTTCAGTTCGGAAAGTGTCCAAAGCTTTGATGGTAGATGGGATCTTTGCCCTAATAAGACATAATCTAACGTCACTTCTCTCATGAAGAAAGCTGGGAACTATACAGGGAACTCTATAATCAATCTGTCCATTTAGGTTCTTTCCAGAACCAAAATATGCTttacaatgaaaatatttttgcctCTGCATGACAACATATATCAAACCCCAAGCTCCAATCTATACAATCAAACTGAAGACCCCAGATAAGAATCTTCAAAATATCGCTAAAATAGATGCTTCGATCTATATCTTCAGCCCAGACCtgaatttcattttaatttattgcctGTGTGATTTAAAAGATGATAAACAtcaaaataagagaaaatttCATAAGCATTATAGCATCGGACTAGTAAAGAAACAGGGTAAACAACAAATTACCTCCCTGTGGTTGGGGACAATTATTAATTACATCCACACTTTATGAAAACTTTCACTAGATCTTCATGCGTTTTATAGTAAAATGAAATTCATATCATCAGTTCTACTTGTTGATTTCTCTACTAGATCCACATGGGGCCATCAATGAGATTTAAAGTTTCATGGTAAAAAGCAGCAGAATAGCAACAAATTTGGATTCAGaagcaaaataattatatttctgTCCATTCTAAGGAACAGCCTTTTGCTACATTTCATTTTTCCTGCAACAGATGGACGTCATGTCACGTAGGATAATCCcaaaattggaaaaataaattcatttattttactcCAAACCACTCAGATAGGGAGGTAAATTTCAGTCTTTCCTAGAAATCACACAAGATTTATGACTAGCCTAGACTATTCCTTAAATTTGGAAGGTTTCcacaaatagagaaaaaaaacctATACAGCAATGCAGACTATAAATAAATGTTTCATTCTATAATATTTCCTTCTCTACAGAGCCACGCACCAGATCTCTCACAAATCTTCCATTAGTGATTAAAAATCTGCATAATGAAGTCCGCAATGGTAATGTTCAAGAAGCAGCAACTTGCAGCTGCAGCCAAAAAAGCATGCAATTTGTTTCCTTTTCCCTAAAGTTTTACCGAGCCCCATATATTTTTGTTGAATTCATACAGATCTTTGGATCATAACCAACCACTTGACATGAAATAATTGCTCAATTTACTCGCTGCAAAAGCTTTGGCTCACATGAGATACCTTTCtttgatatattaatattgagtaGTTAGCCTTTAACGAGGCCGTGTtcaacctaaatcaatttacaCCTTTAGCATTAGCGTAATTCACGAACAACCACCTCGTAGATTGAAAACACAAGACAACCAAAGACCCAGTTCATTCTAAATTCTCAGGACGCCTTCAAGCCTGGCCAATGAAACACACAATCAGATTTAACAAACAATACTATAAGTTGCccacgaaaaaaaaaacattactcaAGGTAATAAGAACAACTACAAGACAATCACAGATGTCATATTCACTCGGTTTTATGCTTGTTTAATGTATAGTGAGAATCACAACTGCAATATATGTATCTGATCAACAGAGTCAGCAACTCGTAGACGGGTTCCGTGCTTACCTCTGGCAGTTGGGGTAGCGCGCGCTTTGGGATAGCTGCTGAAGAAACCCACCAGTGAAAAGAGGACACCGCACTACCATATCCACTCTGCATTTTATATCCTTGACTCAAATGCtatatatctcatttttatttacttctgaaaatgaaaaattgggTGTGAAAGATCGCTTACTTAATTAAGTGGgcttcattattttaaaaataataattttttatgtgaattttaaatttatttatttttttaaaaaaaaaatgtgttagacttatacatttaaaatgacaaatattatttttttgaaaaaatttaatgttgatttttacttaataatgtGAAATCAGCATTTGTCCCAAAATCTTAAACTAATAAgaagatatagattttattatttatttgatatcttAACACTCCTTCTCACATGTTAGTCAGACTCATTCTCAATTGGTAGCTCAACAtgtcaaatatttaattaaatatgataaagtGTAGAGTAAGGATTTAAACTCAGAACTTTTACTCTGATAATATATGAAATCACAATATAtcctaaaaatttaaactaatagaaagaagtagattttattatttattttatattttaacaaataatGCTAAATGTAATTATAGAATGTACAAAAAcgatttactcttttttaagaATGGTAAGATTTACATTTAAaaactgagttttttttttaatgtgaatttaatatttatctatattttttaaaatgaatacgCTAAAGTTATATGCTTAACTGTAGGAATCATATTTCTCACTTAAATGGGTATTATTCATATTTCTGATCCTAACACATTCCAATCATTTTCAAACATCGCATTCACTTGTTACCTATGTTGagagtaatattaaattttatgctATTACTGCTAAAgctactatatataaatttaataagaataaggGTTAGTTTGGATACtaagaatattttataatatctatgaatattagtgaaatagtttgaattaagatatttcaTTAGATTTTGGAAatgaatagataaaaaaaaaattgaataaaaatattataaaattaaaaaattgtttgaatataatatttttatttgaaatttgaaaaaattgtattgtttttcgtattttatttggaagtttgagaaagttttaatgattaaatgaaaaagttgaagatttgaaattgaaaaatattttatgtttgaattacgtttggaaatgaaatatctaaaaatatttgagaatatctAAAAACAATTGTGTTCTCAAATGGGCACAAGTACAATATGTTGTaaaaaatgatgacaaacaagCAAAAGTAAACACAAACAAATCAATCACACAACACAAAACTAACGTGGTTTGGCAACGTGTCTACGTCCACATAGTGGATTTTGTTTTCATTGGCCTATTGATCCCACTAATAGTTTTTTACAACTTTGTTAAGCTCACATATCAGCTTCTTTAGTAATTTGAACAATCCTATACAGTAAGTTAATATTGCTTGGTTAATGGAAACATGACTTTTGCCTAGATAGAAATTTCAAGGTTTCGATTGAACTCCTAAATTgattttaggggtttcaattcgaacccctaaatcaaattagacCCCATTTGGATACATAGTtcaaatgagatattttgaatacttaaaatgatatgaaagagtttgaaaaaaaaatgtgtgtttggatagtgagatgaaatgagataatttttaatttttaggatttgaaaaaggtgtggGTCCCATTATTTAAAAAGGGTAGCCGAATTGTCTACTGTTAATGCACTGTTCACATACTGGTTCATGTCAGATTGTACTGTTTATACAATGTTTATATACTGTTCACGGACTGTTCATACACTGTTCATGTCaactttttactatttatgtatTGTTCACTAATGTTTATTATTGTTGATTTAAGGAGATGTTTTTGaaatttagagatgaaataTAGTGTGTTTGGATAAAAAAACTAGTGTACGatataaatgagataaaaacttCTCATCTATGTTGGTCATCCAAATCCGTTAGAGTTTCAGAtttaaaccctaaattaattggattccaaatccaaaaatcaaaaaaatttgaaaaaaaaattcaaacaatcgGATGCAGTACACACAATCACAATCAACGGACAATCTAGGTTGAAACACATGCACAATAACAATCCACAACACACAAATTTACAATCattcccatcctccatctccgattcaatcCATCATTCCTCCAATCTTCAATCcaaaactcaagaaaaaaataattggagaaATCGCGCAACGGAGTCTTACCTTTGATGCAACAGAGGTAGTACCATGCGACGACGAGAGAGGATAGATGTcgtgctagagagagagagagagagagcaagtgACAAAGtcacagagacagagagagcgCGAGAGAGTCTGAGAGAcaaaacgacaccgttttaCTTAtggagggttttttttttaaatatatatatatatataacatatattatatattatagcatGTGTGGCGGGGGAAATACGGAGCAGGGCTTAGCCCCATCCATCCCCCGCCTCCACTAGATGCCTCTGGTGTGGGTGGGGCCCCCTTTTCCCCGCATAAGAGAAACGGAACTCCCACCCTATATGGGTGGGGGCAAGGCGAACAGAGCGGTGCAGCAAGGTGCGCGGCCCTGCTACCCACCCCTAGATAGAAAATGGCAAAGGGAAAAGAAGATAGGAAACTGAGGAGAAGCCGACGCCGAGTATTGCCTACCATACTTCTACCAAAATATTTCAACGTCGTCTATACATCCACCGCCGGcatccacctccaccaccaccattccgATGCTGCGACTTACCCACCATCTCAATCGTTCACTCACTCAGGCCACGACTTGCCCTACAAGTCTGTCGGAAGTGCAATTCCACCACTATTCGTCGCCCACCATCCAAGTCACACACTAACAGTTGTTCATGGCTAATATTAGTGGCATTGCTCAGGTATTTCTTTTTCAGTATTTGAttgtttttaagttttgaatCAGTTGGTTTTAtccctatttttgttttttgttcatttttggaT
Encoded here:
- the LOC122299249 gene encoding thioredoxin-like 4, chloroplastic isoform X1 — protein: MQRQKYFHCKAYFGSGKNLNGQIDYRVPCIVPSFLHERSDVRLCLIRAKIPSTIKALDTFRTERVRGANENHGELSDEDEELCPVECVKEFKTDEELSKIIEKARGADSLVVVDFYRPSCGSCKYIEQGFAKLCRGSGDKEAAVIFLKHNVIDEYDEQSEVAERLRIKSVPLFHFYKGGVLLEAFATRDKERIDAAISKYTSPAFEDA
- the LOC122299249 gene encoding thioredoxin-like 4, chloroplastic isoform X2 gives rise to the protein MVVRCPLFTGGFLQQLSQSARYPNCQRAKIPSTIKALDTFRTERVRGANENHGELSDEDEELCPVECVKEFKTDEELSKIIEKARGADSLVVVDFYRPSCGSCKYIEQGFAKLCRGSGDKEAAVIFLKHNVIDEYDEQSEVAERLRIKSVPLFHFYKGGVLLEAFATRDKERIDAAISKYTSPAFEDA